The Blautia luti nucleotide sequence TCCGTGAAATGTTTCCCGGTCTTCACCTTCATGCCAGTACACAGATGACGGTAACAGGACCGGAGGGAATGAAGTTTCTGGAAGAGCAGGGAGCAGCCAGGGTTGTGACTGCCAGGGAACTTTCTCTGGAGGAGATACAGAGAATGCATGAAGCCAGTCCTATTGAAATAGAATCTTTTATACATGGAGCTTTATGTTACAGTTATTCCGGACAGTGTCTGATGAGCAGTATTCTGGGTGGAAGAAGCGGAAACAGAGGCAGATGTGCACAGCCTTGCAGACTTCCGTATGAAACTGCATTGTGTGGGAAACGATATGATGGAAAAAAGGATCTGTGTCCTTTGAGCCTGAAAGATATTTCTACCATTGAGATCCTGCCCCAGATCCTGGATGCGGGAGTGACTTCTCTGAAGATTGAAGGAAGAATGAAACAGCCGGGATATACAGCGGGAGTGACTTCAGTTTATCGTAAATATCTGGATCGTCTATTTGAGAAAGGTGCAGATCATTACAGAGTGGAGGAAAAGGATAAGAAATATCTGTTGGATCTTTTTAACAGGGGCGGTTCCTGCAGAGGTTATTATGAACAGCAGAATGGTCCATCCATGATGGCTTTCACCAATGAAAAGAAAACCGGCGATGTTACAGTCTCTTTAAAAAAGAAAAAAGAGAAAATACAGGGGAATCTGATCCTGTTTCCGGGAAGTCCGGCTATTCTGGATCTGTCCTGCCGGGGAATTCATGCTTCAGGGGTAGCCGGGGAAGTTCAGTATGCACAGAACCAGCCGTTGACTGAGGAACGGGTACGTGTACAGATGGAGAAGCTTGGAAACACTCCTTTTGAGTGGGATCGGCTGGACATTCAGATGGATGAAAATATTTTTATTCCCATGAAGACGCTGAATGAAACCAGACGTCAGGCTCTGGAAGCTCTGGAACAGGAGCTGACAAAGCCGTTTAAACGGGCGGAAGCCCCCCATGTTTCTTTAAAAACAGGTCAGAAAAATAAAAAGAGAACAGAAAATCTGCCAATCTATGTTTCCTGTGAAGACCTGGACACAGCTCGCTCGTTATATAAAAGAGAAGGGATACGTGGAATGTATCTTCCATTTTCAGTCATGGAGAAATGCCTGGAGCAGGGTCTGGAACAGGACCTGGAGATGTACCTGGCTACACCTCATATCATGAGAGGAGAACTTCCCCAGGGATTTCTGGAAACAGCCGGAAAATGGCTGAAACAGGGCATGACAGGATTTCTGGTAAGAAGCCTGGAAGCTTTTGCAGCATTAAAAAGCGCGGGGCTGGCAGACAAATGTGTGCTGGATCACAGCATGTATACCTGGAATGACAGGGCATCTGCATTCTGGGAGGAGCAGAAAGTGATGAGAAATACAGTACCGGTTGAGCTTAATGAGGGTGAGATCCGGCACAGGGATAACAGGCACAGTGAGATGCTGATCTACGGTTATCTGCCACTGATGATATCTGCGCAGTGCGTACACAAAAATCTTTACGGCTGCAATCACAAAGAGGAGTGGGTATCTTTAAAAGACAGGTATGAGAAGGAATTTCCGGCAGTGTGTTACTGCAATCCGTGGAAAATGGAAAATACAGGGAATACGGTTCCCTGCTATAATATCATCTACAACAGTATCCCGTATGGTCTTCTGAAGGAGAAAGAACAGGTAGAAAGGCTTGGACTTCATTCACTGAGGATTTCCTTTACTACAGAGAAAGCGGAGCAGGCAGTGAAGATTTTCGAAGAGTTTAAAGGCGTTTATCTGGATGGAGCGGATCTGCCGAAGAGAGACTATACCAAGGGACATTTTAAAAGAGGAGCCGAGTAAGGCATATGATTAATGTAATTGTAGAATTATCGAAATATGTGATCCTTACCCTGATGGTGATTTATACGTTTCACTGTTTCTATATGGTGAAACAGCAGAGTGAGGAAGAAAGGAATGAATCTCTCAGGCAGCAATTGATGCTGATCTTCTTTATGGATTTTACAGCATTTCTGGTTATTTATCTGAAAACGGACAAGTTCCAGGTGGTGATTTTCTATATAGAGATGATGGCATTTTTCGCAGTGCTTCAGATCGTGTACAGGCTGATGTATAAGAAAGCATCGATCCTGCTGCTGAATAATATGTGCATGCTGCTGAGTGTTGGTTTTATTATGCTGTGCAGACTGGATCCTGCCACAGCTACCAGACAGCTGGTGATCGTAGCAGGGGTGAATGCAGTGGCACTGATTGTGCCGGTTCTGATACGGAAGATGAAATTTCTGAAGGATCTGACATGGATCTATGCAGGAATCGGTATTGTACTGCTGGCAGCAGTACTTGTACTGGCCAGAACAAGTTACGGTGCGAAGCTTTCCCTTATGGGAATTCAGCCGTCTGAAGCGATTAAGATCACGTTCGTATTCTTTATGGCGGCGCTGCTTCGGAGGGGAGCTGATTTCAGAAAGGTGGTACAGGCCACCATTGTAGCGGGACTTCATGTGGGGATTCTGGTGCTTTCCAGGGACCTGGGAAGTGCAGTGATCTTTTTCGTGGCATATCTTGTGATGGTTTATGTAGCATCGAAGAATGTGGGATATCTGGCACTTGGACTGGGCGCCGGAGGCGCTGGATCTGTAGTTGCCTATCATCTGTTTAATCACGTGAGGCAGAGGGTGTCTGCGTGGAAAGACCCCATGGCAGTTTATCAGAATGAAGGATATCAGATCGTTCAGTCACTGTTTGCCATAGGAACCGGCGGATGGTTTGGCATGGGACTCTGCCAGGGATCTCCGGAGAAGATCCCGGTTGTAAAGAATGACTTTATTTTCAGTGCGATCTGTGAGGAACTGGGAGGAATATTTGCGATCTGCCTGATCCTGGTGTGTATGAATTTCTTTTTGATGATCGTGAATATATCCCTGAAGATCAAGAAACCGTTTTATAAACTGATCGCGCTTGGGCTTGGTACAGAATATGCATTTCAGGTATTTCTGACTGTCGGTGGAGCTACGAAGTTTATACCTATGACAGGGGTAACACTCCCACTGGTAAGCTATGGAGGAAGTTCTGTTGCAAGTACTGTACTGATGCTGGCGATCATTCAGGGTCTGTATATTTTGAGAGAAGATGAGGACGAAGAAATTGAGAGACAACGAAGAAAGGAAGCGGCGCAAAGAGCTCAAGAAGCTGCAGAAGCGCAAAACCCGGGATATTACTAAAAAGAAAAGGTCCCGCAACAGGGAATATACGATCGTATCCTGCTTTTTTGTACTGATTTTTGTCAGCATGATAGGGTATCTGATCTATTTTGACCAGGTAAAGAGTGAAGATTTCATTAACAGCCCATATAATACAAGGCAGGACAGTTTTTCGGATCGTGTGGTAAGAGGCAAGATCGTATCATCGGACGGACAGGTGCTTGCACAGACCAATGTGTATGACGATGGAACAGAAGAGAGAACCTATCCGTATTCCAATATATTTGCCCATGTGGTGGGATATGATACCAATGGAAAAAGCGGCCTGGAATCAGAGGCGAACTTCCAGCTTCTGACTTCCCATGAATTTTTCCTGAATCAGCTGAAGAATGAATTTAAAAATCAGAAAAATACAGGAGATACCGTAATAACAACCTTAAATGCGGATCTTCAGACTACAGCGTATAATGCGTTGGGTGACAGAAGAGGAGCTGTGGTTGCGATTGAGCCTTCTACAGGGAAAATGCTGGTGGAGCTGAGTAAACCGGATTTTGATCCGAACACCATTGCAGACAACTGGGATACACTGGTGAACGATGAAAGCAACAGCAGTCTTTTGAATCGTGCAACGAATGGCGCATATCCTCCGGGATCTACTTTTAAAGTTGTGACGGCACTGGATTATTTCCGTACCAAGGGAACACTGGAGGGATTTTCCTATCTATGTGAAGGAAGTATTACGAAGGAAGATCATACGATCCGGTGTTATGGAGGAACGGTGCATGGACAGGAAGATTTCTACAGTGCATTTGCAAATTCCTGCAACAGTGCGTTTGCGGAGATCGGTGATATGCTGGGCGGCAGTTCGCTGAAAGAGACGGCGGAAGATCTGCTGTTTAATAAGAGCCTGCCCCTTACTTCTTATAAGAAGAGTACCTTTACCCTTACCGGAAAGTCTTCTGTAGCCGAGGTAATGCAGACTGCCATCGGACAGGGAAATACCCTTGTTTCTCCGATGCATATGGCATTGATCACAAGTGCTATTGCCAATGGCGGGGAACTGATGAAACCGTATCTGATAGATTCGGTATCCAGCAGTGACGGAGAAACAGTACAAACAACGGAACCTGAGAAATATAAACGCCTTATGACAGTAAATGAGGCGAACCTGCTTGGCAAGCTGAT carries:
- a CDS encoding FtsW/RodA/SpoVE family cell cycle protein; this translates as MINVIVELSKYVILTLMVIYTFHCFYMVKQQSEEERNESLRQQLMLIFFMDFTAFLVIYLKTDKFQVVIFYIEMMAFFAVLQIVYRLMYKKASILLLNNMCMLLSVGFIMLCRLDPATATRQLVIVAGVNAVALIVPVLIRKMKFLKDLTWIYAGIGIVLLAAVLVLARTSYGAKLSLMGIQPSEAIKITFVFFMAALLRRGADFRKVVQATIVAGLHVGILVLSRDLGSAVIFFVAYLVMVYVASKNVGYLALGLGAGGAGSVVAYHLFNHVRQRVSAWKDPMAVYQNEGYQIVQSLFAIGTGGWFGMGLCQGSPEKIPVVKNDFIFSAICEELGGIFAICLILVCMNFFLMIVNISLKIKKPFYKLIALGLGTEYAFQVFLTVGGATKFIPMTGVTLPLVSYGGSSVASTVLMLAIIQGLYILREDEDEEIERQRRKEAAQRAQEAAEAQNPGYY
- a CDS encoding peptidoglycan D,D-transpeptidase FtsI family protein, producing MRTKKLRDNEERKRRKELKKLQKRKTRDITKKKRSRNREYTIVSCFFVLIFVSMIGYLIYFDQVKSEDFINSPYNTRQDSFSDRVVRGKIVSSDGQVLAQTNVYDDGTEERTYPYSNIFAHVVGYDTNGKSGLESEANFQLLTSHEFFLNQLKNEFKNQKNTGDTVITTLNADLQTTAYNALGDRRGAVVAIEPSTGKMLVELSKPDFDPNTIADNWDTLVNDESNSSLLNRATNGAYPPGSTFKVVTALDYFRTKGTLEGFSYLCEGSITKEDHTIRCYGGTVHGQEDFYSAFANSCNSAFAEIGDMLGGSSLKETAEDLLFNKSLPLTSYKKSTFTLTGKSSVAEVMQTAIGQGNTLVSPMHMALITSAIANGGELMKPYLIDSVSSSDGETVQTTEPEKYKRLMTVNEANLLGKLMKGVVENGTASALNGRGYTVAGKTGSAEFDENGSSHSWFIGYSNVDDPDLVVAVIVENGGTGSEAAVPIAGQIFDAYYYDN
- a CDS encoding peptidase U32 family protein; this translates as MRKEDIELLAPAGSYEGFEAALGAGADAVYVGGSAFGARAYAKNFEEEELLRAIDTAHVYGKKLYLTVNTLFKNRELTEQLYEYLLPYYREGLDAVIVQDMGAFAAIREMFPGLHLHASTQMTVTGPEGMKFLEEQGAARVVTARELSLEEIQRMHEASPIEIESFIHGALCYSYSGQCLMSSILGGRSGNRGRCAQPCRLPYETALCGKRYDGKKDLCPLSLKDISTIEILPQILDAGVTSLKIEGRMKQPGYTAGVTSVYRKYLDRLFEKGADHYRVEEKDKKYLLDLFNRGGSCRGYYEQQNGPSMMAFTNEKKTGDVTVSLKKKKEKIQGNLILFPGSPAILDLSCRGIHASGVAGEVQYAQNQPLTEERVRVQMEKLGNTPFEWDRLDIQMDENIFIPMKTLNETRRQALEALEQELTKPFKRAEAPHVSLKTGQKNKKRTENLPIYVSCEDLDTARSLYKREGIRGMYLPFSVMEKCLEQGLEQDLEMYLATPHIMRGELPQGFLETAGKWLKQGMTGFLVRSLEAFAALKSAGLADKCVLDHSMYTWNDRASAFWEEQKVMRNTVPVELNEGEIRHRDNRHSEMLIYGYLPLMISAQCVHKNLYGCNHKEEWVSLKDRYEKEFPAVCYCNPWKMENTGNTVPCYNIIYNSIPYGLLKEKEQVERLGLHSLRISFTTEKAEQAVKIFEEFKGVYLDGADLPKRDYTKGHFKRGAE